Proteins co-encoded in one Carassius gibelio isolate Cgi1373 ecotype wild population from Czech Republic chromosome A15, carGib1.2-hapl.c, whole genome shotgun sequence genomic window:
- the LOC128028797 gene encoding sodium channel subunit beta-4-like isoform X2: MNGSSVLLPCTYASCIGIQNLYFNWQFKDNGTLVKLCEAIIPAEGIEPNVKIYHERVEFVGSSKQNNISIVLHNVTFEDQGDYICFARNPKEKERNHSAVFTLFVVDELKEVDNTLTIIIVSVLGGVIGLIILIMVVKAVVLAVLNKAQEKNKECLVTSSGNDNTENGLRGSKADSKPKPKA, translated from the exons ATGAATGGAAGTTCAGTGCTCTTACCCTGCACTTACGCCAGCTGCATTGGCATTCAAAACCTTTACTTCAACTGGCAGTTCAAGGACAATGGGACATTGGTTAAG CTCTGTGAGGCCATCATCCCAGCAGAGGGAATAGAACCTAACGTGAAAATCTATCATGAGCGGGTGGAGTTTGTTGGCTCCAGCAAACAGAATAACATCTCCATCGTATTGCATAACGTCACCTTTGAGGACCAGGGAGATTACATCTGCTTCGCACGTAACCCCAAAGAGAAGGAACGCAATCATAGTGCAGTTTTCACTCTTTTTGTGGTGGACGAAT TGAAAGAGGTGGACAACACATTGACCATCATCATTGTGTCCGTGCTTGGCGGGGTCATAGGTCTGATCATTCTCATCATGGTGGTGAAAGCTGTAGTCCTCGCCGTTCTAAACAAGGCCCAGGAGAAGAA TAAAGAGTGCCTTGTGACCTCTTCAGGGAATGACAATACAGAAAATGGTCTCCGGGGATCCAAAGCAGACAGCAAACCGAAACCAAAAGCGTGA